The following nucleotide sequence is from Parambassis ranga chromosome 21, fParRan2.1, whole genome shotgun sequence.
GCCTCGGAAGTGATTCCCACCCATGACGTAAAGCTTGTCACCCACGGTGCACATGCAGTGCAGCCCGCGGAGCTCCATCATGTCGGCCCGACGGCTCCACGTGTCAGCGACGGGGTCATAACACCAAAGCTCCTTCTGGAAGGTGTCACGGGTGATGCCACCTGTAGGAAAAGAAAATATTCAGAGGTGGAAATACTCAGATAattttaaaagtaacaatatCAAGGCATTAATACTGAATCAAAGTGTATATTTTAGTCCTGTGTTGAAGTGTTGAATCCTCATGTTAACATGTTAGCCATAACACACAGATAAACTCCACCACTGCTGTGCAATCACAATCTTTCTCTGAAGCTTTTGTTTCCAGTTCACAGATGAAAGTCTACCTATAGTCCAGTATTAATGGGAAAAAGCTGATTCAAGGGTAATATTAATTCATGTGTAGTTATTATACATAAACATGGTTAATAATGTATCACAACCATGTTGTTGCTTCTGAGGTCTGTGGTTTTGAACGATCTTCCAAAGTACTGTGGACCACTTCCTGGTTCTCAGTCCTACACATCTCTGTCTGCACTCAATGTGAGAAACTGCTTTCCTGTCCAAGGTTGCTAAGAAACCGGCGGTGCGAgctgagagagagctgcagcagctcaacAGGAAGTGGTTGCAAACAGGTCAGCTGAGGCGCCTGATACGTGTCTCCAAGTGAAACAGGTGATCCTTATCACAGAACAGTTAAAGCTAACAGCTGGTGGTCCTGCATGGCTGTGAAGTCGTTCTTCTTTACAGGGGAACAGTTTAAATGATCTGATCACACTTTAAGCACACACCTGCACTAACTGAGTGCTGTATCTAAAATCTGGAGAAGCTGCATGATGTGTGTAACAGCTGTATAAGAAAAGGGAAGTGCGGTTAGCGCGGATGGCCATGCAGAGAACTTGCTGTCAACTGGGTCGACTTACAGCTGGCTCCTCTGTGAGCGGTGTTGGTTTTACCACACGTGCAGGTTTGGTTCTAACCATGATAGTGACCTCTGCCATTTCATGCAGCCTTTGCTAAACCTAACCACAGTGACAGCGCATGAGACGATGGTTATATAAGTCACAGGCATCATTTACTGTggtgagaatttttttttttttacaagtggTAAAAACTATTAAATAGTCACTTGGTCTCAAATcctatagacctccatgtttaaatgtccagACTTGGTGACATGAAATTTCCTCTTGGAGGTACTGAAACAGTGCAGAATTGAGCAGATTAGGTCATGTTTGAAGAAATGTCATAATAAGACAAGAAAATATCATCAAAAGATGCAcctgacacttttttttcatccaacTTTACATGTTTGAGCTTTTCCAGGTGATTTTCCATATAAAGAGCTCTATAAATCAGACCAGCTGTCAAATTAGCCCCAATAATGGCAGGTAAAAATTCAAACAGAACTACTGACTATGTGTCATCTTACCTGAGATGTACATGAGGTTCCCGTGAACAGTTCCTGCATGTCCATAGTGGGGCTCCACCATATTGGTCACAAAAGTccactcattttttttcagatcGTAGCACTCCACGGTGTCTGACCACAAGCACAGAGGGATGTGAAGTGAATTTTAAGGAACATCGTAGTATTAAAACAGGCTTTTGTAAAAGAAGAAGCTCACCAATTTCTCCTGAAGCGTTCCTTCCTCCAACTGCGTACACTTTGCCTTTCAGAGCACTGAGGTGGAAGAAAGTCCTCTTCTCATTGAGTGAAGCGATCTGAAGCCACTTGTCAAAGCGAGGGTCGTAGCGGTAGGCGCTGTCTATAGCAGTCTTACCTTTTGTGTCATAGGTACTCTGACCTGAGAAGACAATCAGAATCAGAGGACTTGACCTACTGCATGATGTGGATTATGAGAGTGAACTGTGTGCTGCTCTCACCTCCAACAATAAAGAGGAAGCCACCAAGGAGAGCCACACCGTGCTGATAGCGTGGCACCTCCATGGGCTTCAGGGCCCTCCAGTGCCCTGTATTCTCATCATACAGCCTCAGCTCCCGACTCACAACCAGCTGCTGCCTCATCACTCCACCCAGTGCCAGGATGTGAGTGTCATCTGACCGTATCTGCGTCCTCTCCGTCTGCAGGGCTGGCTGCATGTACGGCATCATCTGGTAGTTGCTGGCCTCTAGCAGCAGGTTCACGCAGGCTGTCTCAGAGCGCATCATGGAGTCACCTCCCTCCTGGTCATCCTGGGAGATCTGAATCAGCTCACCGGGACTCATCAGAGGGAAACGAATGTGGCGCATCAAGGCATAAACGGAGGAGCGGCGGTGTGGGGGGTCATGGTCCAGCCATCCTCTGGCGATGTGGTAGAGTTCCAACTCAGAGAAACCTTTCAGCGAGTTGCTGGCCAGGGCGTTGGCTATGCTGGTCTCAGAGAGCTGCAGGTAGCGACCACACTCCACCAACTCTGAGAGGTTCTGGCCTACAAACTCACCTGGAGCACAGATAAAGATCAATAAAAACAGCTCCTACAGATAATGGATGCATgtttggtttgatgatgtcacagacatCACAAAGACTGATCAGTTTCGTTTGACTCACCTATGTTGAGCAGAACATCCTCCAGAAGCAGGTCTGTAGCGATGCGTTCAACTTCCACACAGTTATCAATAGTGATCTATGAAGGATAACAACACAGGTAATAACACTGAAATGACTGCCTctgtccaccaccaccaccgagTCCAGCTGTAGTTTACCTTCATATCTGTCACCCAGAGTGACATATACAGATGTAAAATATCACCACTTGATCATTTTATCCTGTTAATAAGTAATGAGTGAAGGTGTGTTATAACTAGTGTAGTGTaattatccatccatctatccatttaTTGACCTGCTTTCTGTCAGGGTGTTTTATAATCACTCCTAAAGGCCCACTGACTAACTAACTTCCATTCTCTGACAGAGAAAGTGTGGGTGAGAAGGGCAGAGAAGGACTCAGAGAGACATTTTAATGAGCTCGGCCTCAAAATACACCCCGAACATAATCGATTCAACTTTGAGTGTGTGACCTTAAAGTGAAATGAAGCCCCTCCTCCACTCACCTCGCTGCTCAGCAGCTGGTTGCAGAAGCTCAGGACGGGCATGACTTGCAGGAAGTTTGCAGCCTCCAGCGTGTCCTGGAGATTACCCATGTCGAGGTTGACTTTGGATGTGTAAATGAAGTCTATAATGTTCTTTAAGCCCATTCTAGTGACCCCGTGCAGCTTGATCTCTCTCATCTCCTGCTCCCTCATGCCGCCTGCAAtgaaaagagacaaagacaaggTGAGGGTGTGAATTTGCATAGTTTCAGAAGCTTTATCATGAGCAGGTGTGACAAAGTGCACGGTCAGCACTGCACAaagacacagctgagagtgtAGAAGCTCAAGCATGCACAAATGATCATTATTCAGGAAGTTCAATATTTCCTGTAAAACTACAATGACATTCAAACAGAAGTGAGTCAGGAGgtcacttcctctttttttactAGCAAATGTTTATATGAAAGTAAAACTTTGGCACAGTAAAACAATATATATGTTGGTATTCCTTACATTTGTCAGCAggtaaaaatgatttaaataaaCTGGACAGGCCACTAACCTGTGAACATCGCCTTGAAGTAGTCGCTGGATGAAGCCATGATGACTCTGTGGACCGGAAACCTTTCCTTGCTGTCACCAGGAACCAAGACAACGTCACAGAGAGTCTCGTCTGCCCGAAAAGCGTCAAAGCCCTTTAGGGGAAAACATGAGAAATGTTGCCTTAAATTAGAATTGTAAAAGTTATTTGCATGTATGTACcctaaaataaatgtataaccGTGGGCCATGTATACCTGCAACACAGCTGCTCCATGGATGGCGCTGCTGAACACCTTGGACAGCGGCCGAGGAGGAAGCTTTGGCTTTGGGTTGTCCGGACGTTTAGGTGGCACATCCATGGGCAGATGGAGCGGAGCAGGAGCCGGTGCTGGAGGAGGAAGCGGAGCAGGGGCAGGTGGAGGCCTCTCATCTAAAGtggcaaacacaaaacaacaggatACTAGTTACTAGTGTTCTAGTAACAAACCTATCGTTGTGCTGGCTGCTGACATGATTGGGCACACGTACCTTGTTGCGGAGCTGGAGGTCTCTCGGGCTGAGCGGGTGGCCTTGGAGCATCCCTGGACTGATTCCTGCTTCCCAGCCGAGACAGTCGGCGGCTCAGCCGACCCGGGCCGCTGTCGTCTCCATTTCCTCTGCAGGGGATCAGTCAAAGTGTATTGAGCTTTACGGTGTAATTCTGTGAAGTGATGCTCAGTGGAACCTGGCATTACAGAATTGTGTAAACCAGGCTTTACTTTGGAAGTTTCAGTAACTGTCTTTGAGGTTTCAAAGTGTAGTTTTGTCTCTTAGCAGTTCCTCCAGAGCTATGGACATTCCTTAGTTTATTTGGCAGAAACAAAACCCAGAAGTCTGATTTAAAGCTCCTCTGATTTGAAACATTGGATTAACTATGGTGGATGCCtcaataaacaaaaatatagtGCCTTATCCAATTCAGCCTGAGCTATCACACACATATTGAAATAAAGGTGGAAAATGTTTCTCCTTTACCCCATGTTATTGGCCTCTTGGGGCTGGGGGCTGTTGCTGCGCCTGAGAGACCTCCTGCAGGGACAAAAAAGAAGACTTTATGTGTGCAGAATCAGTTTTCAGGCTATACCTTGTACACTATTTGAGGTTTCGAagtttctccttttttccaGCGTAAATCAAACTCTGTGATaaattctgtgtttttgatgTGGCCTCGCTGCTCGGAAGATGGTTCCAACTCTCACCTGTGTTTTATTCATGCCACAGTTTCTGATCAGTGACATGTGAGCTTGTAGTTATTGTCAGTAAAACATTTTAGCTGTGctgatttattgtttacatATTTTTCACACATTTGCATGTATTATTTCAGGCTGTGGGTAAACAGAGTGAAATGTTGCTGCTGCCACATGTTTGCATTGTATTTGTGACTCCTGGGTTTAGACGACTGTAGGCAGCAGGAAACCAACATTCATgatacaacaatataaaaaagtAAGAAGTTAATTTATTTCAAATATGTAAATAATTTTACAGAAGATGTTATATTACATAAGAGCAAATGTTCTGTACAGAatctgtgttcatttaaaaagaCATCATTATTTGTATTACTGACAGTTGTTGGTACAAGTTGCCTCTTGCATAAAACTTTGTGACATACAGCATGTTGTAA
It contains:
- the LOC114453806 gene encoding kelch-like protein 9, whose product is MGGNGDDSGPGRLSRRLSRLGSRNQSRDAPRPPAQPERPPAPQQDERPPPAPAPLPPPAPAPAPLHLPMDVPPKRPDNPKPKLPPRPLSKVFSSAIHGAAVLQGFDAFRADETLCDVVLVPGDSKERFPVHRVIMASSSDYFKAMFTGGMREQEMREIKLHGVTRMGLKNIIDFIYTSKVNLDMGNLQDTLEAANFLQVMPVLSFCNQLLSSEITIDNCVEVERIATDLLLEDVLLNIGEFVGQNLSELVECGRYLQLSETSIANALASNSLKGFSELELYHIARGWLDHDPPHRRSSVYALMRHIRFPLMSPGELIQISQDDQEGGDSMMRSETACVNLLLEASNYQMMPYMQPALQTERTQIRSDDTHILALGGVMRQQLVVSRELRLYDENTGHWRALKPMEVPRYQHGVALLGGFLFIVGGQSTYDTKGKTAIDSAYRYDPRFDKWLQIASLNEKRTFFHLSALKGKVYAVGGRNASGEIDTVECYDLKKNEWTFVTNMVEPHYGHAGTVHGNLMYISGGITRDTFQKELWCYDPVADTWSRRADMMELRGLHCMCTVGDKLYVMGGNHFRGSSDYDDVLGCEYYSPDTDQWTVVAPMPRGQSDVGVTVFNGQIYVVGGYSWNSRCMVDIVQRYDPEEDVWDRVFNVLEPLGGIRACTMTVHLPEGSVDEAQIQECPLPTAKS